The genomic interval TATGGACTTGCATTTGCATTGCCTTTTGATAAGAAAGACTTTAAGGAGAATGAGTATGTAACCGGTTATTCAATGCATGGAGGTGGCGATCAGGTATTTGCATATGATGTTGGAGTACAGGCATATGAGGATAATGTATGGTCGGACTTACATCCTGGGAAGGACTGGAGTAAGAATGAACATTACAGGATTTGGGGCAAACCTGTGTATGCTATGGCAGATGGAGTTGTTCTGCATTTTCAAAAAGACATACCCAATAATACCAAGCTCGACGGTTCAGATGAGAATATGGAAAAACAAAAGACCGATTATTGGGGTGCTTTTGATTATGGGGGGTCAGGTAATCATTTTTATATCAGGCATGGAAATGTAGTTGCTTTGTATGCTCATCTTCAAAAGGGTTCATTGAATTCCAAGTTTACCGAAATAGGAAAAATTGTCAAGAAGGGAGATCTTTTGGGTAAGGCTGGCAATTCGGGGAATTCAACCGGCCCACATCTTCATATTCACATTAAAACCTATAAGAGTGACGATAAACCTGAGGGAGGCTGGTTCCGGCCACTATTGTTCAACACCGGATATGTGATCGGGCAATCCCACTATCCTAAGCCAGGTTCAAATGTGAAATGGTCGAAGTTGGATATAAAAGGAATCCCAGGGTTGAAGGATACAGCTTGTTTCATCTCTCCGGATGAGGTTCATCCCTACTGTGAATATCCAACAAATTGGGGAGAAGTATGCAGATTTAAAATTCCTGAAAGTCAATATCAGAAGGAGTTTGACAAGATATGGACCTGCGGTTACTATCCTGTTTGGGTCGACGGGTTCGATGTTGGAGGGGAGACCTATTTCAATGTTATTTTCAGGCCATCGAAAAACATACAATGGGTGGCCCGGCATAATATGGACGGTAAAGGATACCAGTCAGAATTTGATACCTGGGATAAAGAAGGTTTCCGCCTTATACACATCAACTCATACCTGCTGAAGGGAAAGGTTCGATATGCAGCCATATGGATCAAGGATGGGGGTGCAAAAGGCTTGGCATATCATGGAGTTAGCCTGGCATATCATGAAGAGAATTTTGAGAAAAATTGGAAGGCCGGCTGGGTGCCATCACAAATCAGTTGTGTTTACACTTCAAAAACAACCTATGTTTCCGCTTTATGGGAAAAGAAGAATAGTGGTGGGTTCTATTCAGTGCCCAATATGACGCTTCAGCAATTCAAAGATGCATTTAAGCAATACACTGAAAAGGAAAAATTCAAATTGGTTTATCTTGATGCCTATATCAGGAATGGCAAGCCATTGTTGAGCGGGATTTGGTATAAGAATGCTCCTTCTTTTAATTCCTGGTTTGAAAAGTTCTTCCAAAGTGATGCCGAATTCCAGTCGAATTATACAGCCTCACTCAATCAGGGATATCTTACACGCTGTATTGCGGGTTACCATGACGGACAGGTGTCGAGGTACGAAGGAGTGTGGTCAAAGTAATTCGTTAAAATAGGTATGTGTTTTATACTACCTGGTTTAAATAATTATCAAATTAAACTGATATTTACCGCAAAGTACACTGAGATAAAATGCTGGACTCGTGTGGGGTTGATATGATAATAATCTCTCCTTCAGGGTATTTGCAAGGGTGTACTTTGCGGTATATTAGATTGTGACGACACAGAGCCATAAGTGAACTCATTCTTAGCCCAAATAACTTTAGTTATTACACTGTTGTCCATTTTGGTGATGATGTTCGTGGTGTTGGCAACTTTCTCCATTATCGATAATTTCACCTTTGAGATATGCAGCTATTACATCCTGTGCTAAACCGGAACAACCTCTAACTACATTGATTCCCCAATGGTTTAGCACATTTATTGCACCGGCACCTATACCACCAGCCAGCATTATGGTGACACCCTGGTTCGATAATACTGCAGCAATATTGGATTTGCATCCGCATCCTTGTTGCGATTTTATAGTTTGGAAATCGGTGATCTCTTTATTGTCAGCAATGGTGTATACTCCATAGAATTCACAATGTCCAAAGTGATCATCAACACGATTGTCGCTTGTAAGCGGGATTGCTATTTTTTTCATAGTACTATTGGTTTTGATTGTATTTTAATCGTTTTCTTTTCCCATTTCCACCATTTGAGTTTCTTTTCTTTCCCTGACCGATCCCTAATACGGTCTGGTCATTAGTTTCAGAAGCTTCCTTTCTGCAGTTCCCCAGGTTTCGGCCTGTGCCGGAGCCTTGACCTTCAGGCCCTGTTGCATTTAAGTGTGGCATGGTATGTTGAGTTTTGTTAGTGCAAAGATAATGAACCTACGTTCATAATACTGTTTTGTCTAAATTTATTTTTTCTAAGCAGTTTGAGCTAATAAAGCGGAAATTTTTGAATTAATTTTATGAACCATGGTTCGCAATGATTACATTTGTACAAGCACAGAAATAGCAATACAGGCTTGGTATTTATTCCTGGTGCTGGATAGAAAGAAATAGAACTATGGCAGAAATAAGGATTACGCTTGATGGAAAAAAGAAAGTCTCGGCTCATATTAAGGGACATGTGATTACAACAGATCAGTCTACAGATAGTGGAGGGGATAACTCTGCCCCTGCACCTTTTGATCTTTTTCTTGCATCAATGGGAACTTGTGCAGGTATTTATATCAAATACTTCTGTGATCAAAGGAATATAGATACAACTGGGATCGAAATTATTCAATCCGTTGAATATGACCAACAGAAGCGACTACCTTCCATGGTCAGGCTCGATATAAAACTACCGGCTGATTTTCCGGAAAAATACAGGGATGCTGTGGTGAATGCTGCCCAATTATGTGCCGTTAAACGATCAATTGCTGATCCACCGGTTTTTGAGATTGTATCATCTATCATCTAAAACCTTTGGTCAGGTTCTATTCTATACCTAACTGATTTTTTTAAAATCTACTATTGTGAATAAGCCATTGGCAATGCATGAACTAAAACCCAGGTTGATCAGTTGGGTTTTACTTTCATTTATTGTTGTATATATATCCATTCCAGCAATTCCTGTTATTGACTATTTATTGAATCGGGATTATATTGCGAAGAACCTGTGTATAAATAAGGATAAACCTAAAAGTTGTTGTAAAGGGAAATGCCATCTGGTAAAACAACTCAACAAGACAAATACATCTAATGATAATGATAAGAAGGAACTTCCCAAAAGGCTGCAATTGAAGCAACTTCAGGACTTTATCATTTGCAAGGTTTTCAAATCATTTGTTCCGGATTTAAAAACACAATTAATGTGCGGTTTACATTTCCGAAAATCAGAATCACATTTGGCTAAAGTCTATATTCCTCCGGAAGCTTAAGTGTTTTTTTCTTCTTCTTAGCAATTTTCTTCGTTTCCCATTCATTCAGTTGTTTGATGATTGTGTCACCGCACAATGCATTATAGTTCTGTGAAAGTTAATTTCATCAATGATTCAATTCGGCATCAATGATTTGAAGCAGAACATTGTGGTGTAATCAGATCACAATAGTCACTTGATATTAGTGTATGGTAAATGTTTGAAATTGAATGAAATAAACAATATTATCGAATATAAAATACATAGTAAATGAGGAAAACAATCTTTTGGATTTTAGCTTTTTTATTCATTCTAACCTCTGGAATTGATGCACAGATTCTTAATGATACGATAAATCTTGAAGGTATTGAGATACATGGTGCGAATGAACGGAACCGGATTTCTATTACAAAGGAAGCGATGGATAATACTGGGATACCTGATGCAGGTATAATGCTGCGTAATATCCCCGGATTAAATGGAATAAAAAAAGGGGGAGCCTCTATCGATCCGATGATCAGGGGGTTTCGCTTTAGTCAGTTGAATGTTATGGCCGATGATGGGATGAAAGTAGAAGGGGGATGTCCCAATCGGATGGATCCAGTTGCTTCTCATATTGAAACTGATGATATTGAGAGCATTGAGGTAATTAAGGGTCCATATGCCCTGAAATATGGGCCTTCCTTTGGAGGGATTATTCAGTTGAAAACTTTCACTCCTAAGCCTTATGAGCATTTTGAAGTTCATGGGAGGCTGCAT from Bacteroidales bacterium carries:
- a CDS encoding NifB/NifX family molybdenum-iron cluster-binding protein, encoding MKKIAIPLTSDNRVDDHFGHCEFYGVYTIADNKEITDFQTIKSQQGCGCKSNIAAVLSNQGVTIMLAGGIGAGAINVLNHWGINVVRGCSGLAQDVIAAYLKGEIIDNGESCQHHEHHHQNGQQCNN
- a CDS encoding DUF5320 domain-containing protein; translation: MPHLNATGPEGQGSGTGRNLGNCRKEASETNDQTVLGIGQGKKRNSNGGNGKRKRLKYNQNQ
- a CDS encoding peptidoglycan DD-metalloendopeptidase family protein, with the translated sequence MAKKIIRPVASGITKVESNQTPISRQKVMAVRPVDTVKAKVTKLILPGRIKEIRHMDFTVKKPFKFTVIESTPEKVVRLMNAPKDIEITLQPLEGEHLVFHPTPGFTSDGPVRAQLSVQALIYNKSSKSVDLDKVILEYKIGSTTQKKEVYLPSDQMLIDPWYAGIWQNSREYHKPGDVIFLEEPFPSKVTIRFFFKNYPDPISFTKTIKPYGLAFALPFDKKDFKENEYVTGYSMHGGGDQVFAYDVGVQAYEDNVWSDLHPGKDWSKNEHYRIWGKPVYAMADGVVLHFQKDIPNNTKLDGSDENMEKQKTDYWGAFDYGGSGNHFYIRHGNVVALYAHLQKGSLNSKFTEIGKIVKKGDLLGKAGNSGNSTGPHLHIHIKTYKSDDKPEGGWFRPLLFNTGYVIGQSHYPKPGSNVKWSKLDIKGIPGLKDTACFISPDEVHPYCEYPTNWGEVCRFKIPESQYQKEFDKIWTCGYYPVWVDGFDVGGETYFNVIFRPSKNIQWVARHNMDGKGYQSEFDTWDKEGFRLIHINSYLLKGKVRYAAIWIKDGGAKGLAYHGVSLAYHEENFEKNWKAGWVPSQISCVYTSKTTYVSALWEKKNSGGFYSVPNMTLQQFKDAFKQYTEKEKFKLVYLDAYIRNGKPLLSGIWYKNAPSFNSWFEKFFQSDAEFQSNYTASLNQGYLTRCIAGYHDGQVSRYEGVWSK
- a CDS encoding OsmC family protein codes for the protein MAEIRITLDGKKKVSAHIKGHVITTDQSTDSGGDNSAPAPFDLFLASMGTCAGIYIKYFCDQRNIDTTGIEIIQSVEYDQQKRLPSMVRLDIKLPADFPEKYRDAVVNAAQLCAVKRSIADPPVFEIVSSII